One window from the genome of Pyrobaculum ferrireducens encodes:
- the hmgA gene encoding hydroxymethylglutaryl-CoA reductase (NADPH) — MFLMEVKLHEFEKVYGDANKAAEARRQYLEKATGARLENIGKTVIDLNTVVGRNIENVIGAVQIPVGVAGPLLVRGDYADGYFYVPLATTEGALVASVNRGAKLVTESGGARVKVLRDGMARAPLFRLPSLTDAVEFVDWVTQHFEELKKVAESTTRFGKLREVQPFVVGNYVWLRLVFSTGDAMGMNMVTIASDAVARYIHENFPKARLVALSGNMCVDKKANAVNFILGRGKTVVAEALVKRELLEKMGTSPEDVHNVNVRKNLVGSALAHSYGFNAHFANIVAAIFIATGQDAAQVVESSMGITSTEAREEGLYIAVYLPSLEVGTVGGGTGLPTQREALELLGVAGPGDPPGRNALKFAEIVAATVLAGELNLLVALARNELASAHQRLGRGAR; from the coding sequence ATGTTTCTAATGGAAGTGAAACTACACGAGTTTGAAAAGGTTTACGGCGACGCAAACAAAGCCGCCGAGGCGAGGAGGCAGTATCTGGAGAAGGCCACGGGCGCTAGGCTGGAGAACATTGGCAAAACGGTGATAGATCTCAACACTGTGGTTGGGAGGAATATTGAAAATGTGATTGGCGCCGTGCAGATCCCCGTAGGCGTCGCCGGCCCCCTCCTCGTCAGGGGGGACTACGCAGATGGCTACTTCTACGTCCCCCTAGCCACCACCGAGGGGGCTCTCGTGGCCTCGGTCAACAGAGGCGCCAAGCTAGTGACCGAGTCGGGAGGCGCCAGGGTGAAGGTGTTGAGAGACGGCATGGCCAGGGCCCCCCTGTTTAGACTGCCCTCGTTAACCGACGCCGTCGAGTTCGTCGACTGGGTCACGCAGCACTTTGAGGAGTTGAAGAAGGTGGCCGAGTCGACCACTAGGTTTGGCAAGTTGAGAGAGGTGCAGCCTTTCGTCGTGGGGAACTACGTGTGGCTTAGGCTGGTCTTCTCCACGGGGGACGCCATGGGGATGAACATGGTCACTATAGCTTCAGACGCCGTGGCTAGGTACATCCATGAGAACTTTCCGAAGGCTAGGCTGGTCGCGCTCAGCGGCAACATGTGTGTAGATAAGAAGGCTAACGCCGTCAACTTCATACTGGGGAGGGGGAAGACTGTGGTGGCCGAGGCGCTGGTCAAGAGGGAGCTGTTGGAGAAGATGGGGACCTCCCCCGAGGATGTTCACAACGTGAATGTTAGGAAGAATCTAGTAGGCTCGGCCTTGGCCCACTCCTACGGCTTTAATGCGCATTTCGCCAATATAGTCGCGGCGATTTTCATAGCGACGGGTCAAGACGCGGCGCAGGTTGTGGAGTCGAGTATGGGGATAACCTCCACGGAGGCTAGGGAGGAGGGGCTTTACATAGCTGTATATCTGCCGAGCCTGGAGGTGGGCACTGTAGGCGGCGGGACTGGGTTGCCCACGCAGAGAGAGGCGCTGGAGCTCCTGGGCGTGGCGGGCCCCGGCGATCCGCCGGGGAGAAACGCGTTGAAATTCGCCGAGATTGTTGCGGCCACCGTGCTGGCGGGGGAG
- a CDS encoding thiolase family protein: MRDVYVVGGALYPAGRHYDKNHDDLAAAVLDKAIADAKADIDALFVASSTTELANRQQILGAYILESIGIDKIPVFRIENGDGSGGAAVALAYHALKSEEYNCVAVVGVDKPNDVLSNQQQDIYTTTLDTYFERYFGFTPLSLAALMAKMYLKKYEYKYEDLARWAVYMHAHGAGNPYAYFKRPIKLEDATNSEVVSEPLRLYDVGPLADGAAAAVLCANKKDGPRILTATTATNTRSFNARQEYDVLYSLQEASRRALDKAGVTPRDVAAAEVHDSFSILGVLAVEGLGLVKRGGALAALREGDLPVNLSGGFKARGNILGATGVYQLVEVAWQLMGKEFKRVDGSHGVIHSMGGIDKISTVVVLES, from the coding sequence ATGAGAGACGTATACGTTGTAGGCGGGGCGCTCTACCCGGCGGGGCGCCACTACGACAAGAACCACGACGACCTCGCCGCCGCCGTGCTCGACAAGGCAATCGCCGACGCCAAGGCGGATATAGACGCCCTCTTCGTGGCCTCGTCCACTACCGAGCTCGCCAACAGGCAACAAATATTGGGGGCCTACATACTGGAGTCCATTGGCATAGATAAAATACCAGTTTTCAGAATCGAAAACGGAGACGGCTCAGGCGGCGCCGCCGTGGCTCTTGCATACCACGCCTTGAAGTCTGAGGAGTACAACTGCGTCGCCGTGGTGGGCGTCGACAAGCCAAACGACGTCCTCAGCAACCAGCAACAAGATATCTACACCACAACCCTCGACACGTATTTCGAAAGATACTTCGGCTTCACGCCCCTCTCACTCGCCGCGTTAATGGCCAAGATGTACCTCAAGAAATACGAATACAAATACGAAGACCTAGCCAGGTGGGCTGTCTACATGCACGCGCACGGCGCGGGCAACCCCTATGCCTACTTTAAACGCCCAATAAAGCTGGAAGACGCAACGAACAGCGAAGTGGTCAGCGAGCCCCTCCGCCTATACGACGTGGGCCCCCTCGCAGACGGAGCCGCCGCGGCCGTGCTATGCGCAAACAAGAAAGATGGGCCGAGGATATTGACCGCAACCACCGCAACCAACACAAGAAGCTTCAACGCCAGGCAGGAATACGACGTCTTGTACAGCCTCCAAGAGGCCTCAAGACGCGCCTTAGACAAGGCCGGCGTCACCCCAAGAGACGTGGCGGCGGCTGAGGTGCACGACTCCTTTTCAATACTCGGGGTGCTGGCCGTCGAGGGCCTCGGCCTCGTGAAGAGAGGCGGCGCGCTGGCGGCTTTGAGAGAGGGCGACCTGCCGGTGAACCTAAGCGGAGGCTTTAAAGCCAGGGGAAACATCCTCGGCGCCACGGGGGTATACCAGCTGGTGGAGGTGGCTTGGCAGTTGATGGGGAAGGAGTTCAAGCGCGTCGACGGTAGCCACGGAGTGATCCACAGCATGGGGGGCATAGATAAGATATCGACAGTTGTTGTATTAGAATCATGA
- a CDS encoding Zn-ribbon domain-containing OB-fold protein codes for MRHESVPIYWRNIPQYYRLVAKRCRKCGSIHYPPVARCGCGSKDLEDVELPREGKLLEFTVLHQVGTDFLKQKPLILGLVELTNGVKIVAQIVDAQPEKLAPGVKVEAVFRRVVVDGKHGLVMYGYKFRPVGV; via the coding sequence ATGAGACACGAATCTGTGCCGATATATTGGAGAAACATACCGCAGTACTACCGCCTGGTGGCCAAGAGGTGTAGAAAATGCGGCTCTATACACTACCCGCCGGTGGCTAGGTGCGGATGCGGCTCCAAAGATCTGGAAGACGTGGAGCTCCCCAGAGAGGGGAAGCTACTAGAATTCACCGTCTTGCACCAGGTGGGGACCGATTTCTTAAAACAGAAGCCGCTGATATTGGGCCTAGTGGAGCTGACAAACGGAGTCAAGATAGTGGCCCAGATAGTCGACGCGCAACCCGAGAAACTCGCCCCGGGGGTCAAGGTAGAGGCTGTATTTAGGAGAGTTGTCGTCGACGGCAAACACGGCCTCGTGATGTACGGATACAAATTCAGACCCGTGGGGGTATGA
- a CDS encoding hydroxymethylglutaryl-CoA synthase — protein sequence MSRVGIVSWGAYIPKYRIRTEEVARIWGDDPLRIVDVYLVDEKSVEGIDEDAVTIAVEAARRAIKRAGIDPRRIGVVYAGTESKPYAVKPISSILVDALGLSNNVFAVDMEFACKAGSEGLVAAMGLVESGRVEYGMTVGTDTSQGEPGEHLEYSASSGGAALVVGRDGVVAELEAVYSYVSDTPDFWRREGSPYPMHGEGFTGEPAYFRHIIGAAKGLMERHGYKPSDFTYVVFHQPNGRFPVRAASMLNIPMDKVKPGIVVTHIGNTYNASALMGFAKVLDSAKPGDKILLVPFGSGAGSNAFVFTTTDLITERQKAGVPTVEEMLRDKIYVDYAQYLKMRKMIKLFD from the coding sequence ATGAGCAGGGTGGGGATAGTAAGCTGGGGCGCCTATATACCAAAGTACCGGATTAGGACCGAGGAGGTGGCGAGGATCTGGGGCGACGACCCGCTCCGCATAGTAGACGTCTACCTAGTCGACGAGAAGAGCGTAGAGGGAATTGACGAAGACGCCGTGACGATAGCCGTCGAGGCGGCCAGGAGGGCCATAAAGAGGGCGGGGATAGATCCTAGGCGGATAGGCGTTGTGTACGCCGGCACCGAGTCCAAGCCCTATGCTGTTAAGCCCATATCGTCGATACTAGTAGACGCCTTGGGCCTCAGCAACAACGTCTTCGCCGTGGATATGGAGTTTGCGTGCAAGGCGGGTAGCGAGGGGCTCGTAGCCGCCATGGGGCTGGTGGAGTCGGGACGCGTGGAGTACGGCATGACGGTAGGCACCGACACGTCCCAAGGCGAGCCGGGGGAGCACTTGGAGTACTCGGCGAGTAGCGGCGGCGCGGCTCTAGTAGTCGGTCGGGACGGCGTCGTCGCCGAGCTGGAGGCCGTGTACTCGTACGTGTCCGACACGCCAGACTTCTGGAGGAGGGAGGGCTCCCCCTACCCAATGCACGGCGAAGGCTTCACCGGGGAACCCGCCTACTTCAGACACATAATAGGCGCGGCCAAGGGCTTAATGGAGAGACACGGCTACAAGCCCTCGGACTTCACCTACGTCGTGTTCCACCAGCCAAACGGCAGATTCCCAGTCCGCGCCGCGTCTATGCTGAACATACCAATGGATAAGGTGAAGCCCGGCATCGTCGTGACGCACATCGGAAATACCTACAACGCCTCGGCGCTGATGGGTTTCGCCAAGGTGCTAGACTCGGCAAAGCCGGGAGACAAAATACTACTAGTGCCCTTCGGCAGCGGCGCCGGGTCAAACGCCTTCGTATTCACAACCACAGACTTAATAACAGAAAGGCAGAAAGCGGGCGTGCCGACGGTCGAGGAGATGCTACGCGACAAGATATACGTAGACTACGCCCAATACTTAAAAATGAGGAAAATGATAAAGCTGTTCGACTAA
- a CDS encoding FaeA/PapI family transcriptional regulator, translating to MPRRQTDKVFERKEQVIEYLKTYGELTTSRLIQLTGLSHSQIFYILKLLEKESIVKEVKRGKIAYWRLVETKEA from the coding sequence ATGCCTAGAAGACAGACAGACAAGGTCTTCGAGAGAAAGGAGCAGGTAATAGAATACCTCAAGACCTACGGCGAGCTTACAACCAGCAGACTAATACAACTCACAGGCCTCAGCCACTCCCAGATATTCTACATACTCAAACTCCTAGAAAAAGAAAGCATAGTCAAGGAGGTCAAAAGAGGCAAAATAGCCTACTGGAGGCTTGTAGAGACCAAGGAGGCGTAG
- a CDS encoding 30S ribosomal protein S25e, which produces MGGKKRPTLSQLAKKAEKEKAQPAQKGKKEVKKEEAPAKRTIQALDEKVFQTIAKEVQNMRVITPYDIASKYGIKMSVAFKVLRSLRERGDLVLVAKGHRTEIYIPARGS; this is translated from the coding sequence ATGGGTGGTAAGAAGAGGCCTACGCTGTCTCAGCTTGCGAAGAAGGCTGAGAAGGAGAAGGCTCAGCCTGCCCAGAAGGGTAAGAAGGAGGTGAAGAAGGAGGAGGCCCCTGCTAAGAGGACTATTCAAGCGCTTGATGAAAAGGTGTTTCAAACTATTGCAAAGGAGGTGCAGAATATGAGAGTTATTACGCCGTACGATATTGCCTCTAAGTACGGTATCAAAATGTCGGTGGCGTTTAAAGTGTTGAGAAGTCTTCGTGAGAGGGGGGATCTAGTTCTGGTGGCTAAGGGTCACAGGACTGAGATTTATATACCGGCGAGGGGTAGCTAG
- a CDS encoding PaRep2b protein, with protein MGVEARIEGLTAKGKRPRARLVVRLGGDVAEYAIRLREGNAVVLEFNTTRREEAERRAALLRAVGVRAEVGRYYHKSLGRDQWHIDVSTNALAAESVHEAVRKAVAEFLQRCREAGAIGEGAYRRLAAKFERGMPEWGEVKFSVKLTEDGAVVVQYRPNDPQSFNKAVEFLLGLGMRDTCEGEWCIVHFTAREPEGGRPGYVYITADGLRYVGWLALHGDERAQRLKEMLLKEAEARGREVRRRLEEYFREGEQWGTVKPPIEKEVEVEGRRVKVRIEEVEAGVKQGKTREHLVVRVKAKVFDGNSEAAVEKDAKFYKASRNMIKGYVNIHAGAEGGREADYIRTAAVLKTLGVESWSRQKGRIRLTGGALDTLMRLEPVCTTLGQCRKT; from the coding sequence GTGGGCGTGGAGGCGAGGATAGAGGGCCTCACCGCCAAGGGCAAGAGGCCCAGGGCTAGGCTTGTGGTGAGGCTCGGCGGAGACGTGGCCGAGTACGCAATACGCCTGCGTGAAGGCAACGCTGTAGTGCTTGAATTCAACACAACTCGCCGTGAGGAGGCTGAGCGGAGGGCCGCCTTGCTAAGGGCTGTGGGGGTGAGGGCGGAGGTAGGTAGATATTACCACAAATCCCTCGGCCGCGACCAGTGGCACATAGACGTCTCGACCAACGCCCTAGCCGCCGAGTCGGTACACGAGGCTGTTAGGAAGGCCGTCGCTGAGTTCCTTCAGCGGTGCAGAGAGGCCGGCGCCATTGGAGAGGGGGCCTACAGACGCCTCGCCGCGAAGTTTGAGAGGGGCATGCCGGAGTGGGGAGAGGTAAAGTTCTCCGTAAAGCTGACAGAAGACGGCGCCGTGGTAGTACAATATAGACCCAACGACCCCCAGTCCTTTAACAAAGCGGTGGAGTTTCTGCTGGGGCTTGGCATGAGGGACACGTGCGAAGGGGAGTGGTGCATAGTACACTTCACCGCTAGGGAGCCGGAGGGCGGCAGGCCGGGCTACGTATACATCACCGCCGACGGCCTTAGGTACGTCGGCTGGCTCGCCCTACACGGCGACGAGAGAGCCCAGCGGCTGAAGGAAATGTTGCTAAAGGAAGCGGAGGCAAGGGGGAGGGAGGTGCGCCGGCGGCTGGAGGAGTACTTCCGCGAAGGCGAGCAGTGGGGCACCGTAAAGCCGCCCATTGAGAAAGAGGTCGAGGTAGAGGGCAGGAGGGTGAAGGTACGCATCGAGGAGGTGGAAGCCGGCGTAAAGCAAGGCAAGACAAGGGAACACCTAGTCGTAAGAGTGAAGGCAAAGGTGTTCGACGGGAACAGCGAAGCGGCAGTGGAGAAAGATGCAAAGTTCTACAAAGCCAGTCGCAACATGATTAAGGGCTACGTCAACATACACGCCGGCGCCGAGGGAGGACGCGAGGCAGACTACATACGCACCGCCGCCGTGCTGAAAACCCTCGGCGTAGAGAGCTGGAGCAGACAGAAAGGACGGATACGCCTCACCGGAGGCGCCCTAGACACCCTCATGCGCCTAGAACCCGTGTGCACCACCCTAGGCCAATGCAGAAAAACTTAA
- a CDS encoding KEOPS complex kinase/ATPase Bud32, translating to MQLIAKGAEAEIYLMEWFGLKAVLKWRKPKAYRDPELDRYIRRRRTINEVRNMYTAHTLGVRTPAVYFFDPEKAVIIMEYVEGKNLRDLIGEGRYSHLRDVGRLVGRMHSAGLIHGDLAPTNIILTRGGLCFIDFGLGEHRKGWTRRTAVLLARDVNVLLRTLDLYGEKAEELKALFWEGYRQEMHEKATAVEKEVARIRASGRYAERS from the coding sequence GTGCAACTCATAGCCAAAGGCGCCGAGGCCGAGATTTACCTGATGGAGTGGTTCGGGCTTAAGGCCGTCCTCAAGTGGCGAAAACCCAAAGCCTACAGAGACCCCGAGCTAGACCGCTACATAAGGCGGAGGCGCACCATCAACGAGGTCAGGAATATGTACACGGCGCACACCCTCGGCGTGAGGACCCCCGCCGTGTATTTCTTCGACCCGGAGAAGGCCGTCATAATTATGGAGTACGTAGAGGGCAAAAACCTCCGAGACTTGATAGGCGAAGGCAGGTACAGCCACCTCCGCGACGTGGGCCGCCTCGTGGGGAGGATGCACAGCGCGGGCTTGATACACGGCGATCTCGCCCCCACAAACATAATCCTAACAAGGGGAGGGCTGTGCTTCATAGACTTCGGGCTAGGTGAACACAGGAAGGGCTGGACTAGGAGAACCGCGGTCCTACTCGCCCGAGACGTCAACGTGCTCCTACGGACACTCGACCTCTACGGCGAAAAAGCCGAAGAGCTGAAGGCGCTGTTCTGGGAAGGCTACCGCCAAGAAATGCACGAAAAAGCCACAGCCGTGGAGAAAGAAGTCGCGCGGATAAGAGCCTCGGGACGCTACGCCGAGCGCAGTTGA
- a CDS encoding radical SAM protein, protein MSWVLYRPDAVAVWREPVVRERLRWYYSVMRDEAPAKFHIAARVEAPADYSSMGDDELWRVHDELGRVFDEEWSRQRERPDISLVKRGLPGASFLDVKIELARRQLRRCMLCERRCGVDRTARAGACLLDARARVASYFHHLGEEAPLVPSGTVFFAGCNFRCVYCQNWDISQFPDSGVEASAGALAAIQVRLREEGARNINWVGGEPTPNIPYILESLRILAGRGVNVPQLWNSNMYLTPQGLSLILHVVDIWLPDFKYGDDSHALRYSVAPRYWEVTTRNFSVICRRREDIIVRHLVLPGHVECCTKPVLRWLAENCRHALVNIMDQYRPEYLVVKLNRYRELRRRVSEEEMEEAYRYADALGLAWREVTR, encoded by the coding sequence GTGTCGTGGGTGTTGTATAGGCCCGACGCGGTGGCTGTGTGGCGGGAGCCGGTGGTTCGGGAGAGGCTTAGGTGGTACTACTCGGTGATGCGGGACGAGGCGCCGGCTAAGTTTCACATCGCCGCCAGGGTGGAGGCGCCGGCGGACTACTCCTCGATGGGCGACGACGAGCTGTGGAGGGTGCACGACGAGCTGGGCCGCGTCTTTGACGAGGAGTGGAGCCGCCAGAGGGAGAGGCCGGATATTTCGCTGGTGAAGAGGGGCCTCCCGGGGGCTTCGTTTCTAGATGTTAAGATCGAGCTTGCTAGGAGGCAGCTGAGGCGTTGTATGCTCTGCGAGAGGCGCTGTGGGGTGGATAGGACTGCGAGGGCCGGGGCGTGTCTTCTAGACGCCAGGGCCAGGGTGGCTAGCTACTTCCACCACCTGGGGGAGGAGGCGCCGCTGGTGCCGTCGGGGACTGTGTTTTTCGCCGGGTGTAACTTCCGCTGTGTGTACTGCCAGAACTGGGATATTTCCCAATTTCCAGATTCGGGCGTGGAGGCCTCTGCGGGGGCTCTGGCGGCTATTCAAGTGAGGCTGAGGGAGGAGGGTGCCCGCAACATCAACTGGGTTGGGGGCGAGCCAACGCCGAACATCCCCTACATACTCGAGTCGTTGAGAATCCTGGCTGGGAGGGGTGTGAACGTGCCTCAGCTTTGGAATTCCAACATGTACCTCACGCCCCAGGGCCTCTCTCTCATTCTCCACGTCGTAGACATATGGCTACCGGATTTTAAATACGGCGACGACTCGCATGCCCTTAGGTATTCCGTTGCGCCGCGGTACTGGGAGGTAACCACGCGGAATTTCTCGGTGATCTGCAGGAGGCGGGAGGATATCATTGTGCGGCATCTGGTGTTGCCGGGCCACGTGGAGTGTTGCACCAAGCCGGTGTTGAGGTGGCTTGCGGAGAACTGTAGACACGCTCTTGTGAATATCATGGATCAGTACAGGCCCGAGTACCTCGTTGTAAAGCTAAACCGCTACAGGGAGCTTAGGCGCAGGGTCTCTGAGGAGGAGATGGAGGAGGCGTATAGATACGCAGACGCCCTCGGCCTCGCCTGGCGGGAGGTCACTAGGTGA
- a CDS encoding metal-binding protein, which yields MRCPMLRPTADGLRCVLMPPEEWRTRKTQLEKYCNNGGSGCAVYAQYLAKRGGPHL from the coding sequence GTGCGGTGCCCCATGTTGCGCCCCACGGCAGACGGCTTGAGGTGCGTACTGATGCCGCCAGAGGAGTGGCGGACCAGGAAGACGCAGCTAGAAAAGTACTGTAACAACGGAGGTAGCGGTTGCGCGGTCTACGCCCAGTACCTCGCCAAGAGAGGGGGCCCACATTTATAA
- a CDS encoding DHH family phosphoesterase — MLEKLRDLLRGAERAAVVTHRRADADALACAEIMKLVLERLGVEVVAVVCPEGSPLGGCVEEVPSGVDLYVLADVASLSQIPPICGRCVRVDHHLVGDEIPGVVANRPSCTEVALTLAEEAGVDIPPEVARLAVLGIYTDTGRLRRADAETLRWVAYLMEKVGGVLGDLVGAEEGQRGEHVAIALLKGMQRLEIYESSLGIICTSHVGAHESDLAALLLSAGCKVAVVASLKKDGVHLVFRSREVNVAEMAKSLGAGGGHREAAVAVLGERTSKRELPSLLRAVIKKLFPDAVPLV, encoded by the coding sequence ATGTTGGAAAAGCTAAGGGATTTGTTGAGAGGCGCTGAGAGGGCCGCGGTAGTGACGCATAGGAGAGCTGACGCAGACGCCTTGGCATGTGCAGAGATAATGAAGCTGGTTTTGGAGAGGCTTGGCGTTGAGGTTGTCGCCGTCGTGTGTCCAGAGGGCTCCCCGCTGGGCGGATGCGTAGAGGAGGTCCCCAGCGGCGTTGATTTATACGTGCTGGCCGACGTGGCGTCTCTCAGCCAAATTCCCCCTATATGTGGGAGATGTGTGAGAGTGGATCACCACTTGGTCGGGGATGAGATACCCGGCGTCGTGGCCAACAGGCCGAGCTGTACCGAGGTCGCTCTGACGCTGGCCGAGGAGGCCGGCGTCGATATTCCGCCGGAGGTGGCGAGGCTAGCCGTTTTAGGCATCTACACAGACACCGGCCGGTTGAGGAGAGCCGATGCTGAGACTCTGAGGTGGGTTGCCTACCTCATGGAGAAGGTCGGCGGGGTCCTGGGAGATTTGGTAGGCGCCGAGGAGGGCCAGAGAGGGGAGCACGTGGCAATTGCGCTGTTGAAGGGGATGCAGAGGCTGGAGATTTACGAATCTTCATTAGGGATAATCTGCACGTCGCACGTAGGCGCGCACGAGTCCGACTTGGCGGCGTTGCTCCTATCGGCTGGTTGCAAGGTGGCTGTTGTGGCCTCTTTGAAAAAAGACGGCGTGCACCTCGTCTTTAGATCGCGGGAGGTGAACGTAGCCGAGATGGCGAAGTCGCTGGGGGCAGGCGGGGGGCATAGAGAAGCCGCAGTCGCCGTGCTGGGCGAGAGGACAAGCAAGAGAGAGTTGCCAAGCCTTCTGAGAGCGGTGATAAAGAAGCTGTTTCCCGACGCCGTCCCCCTAGTCTAG
- a CDS encoding prefoldin subunit beta has product MAQIPPSLQDLINRFNQAQAQLQSVLLRKQQYEAELREVEKAIAEIERLSPDARIFKNVGNFLVPQSRDAALQELKDRKELLELHVKTLSRQESMLREQIDKLRDEINKELARLKGGAAEAAKGGG; this is encoded by the coding sequence ATGGCGCAGATACCACCATCTCTCCAAGACCTAATTAACAGATTTAACCAAGCACAAGCCCAGTTGCAAAGCGTCTTGTTGAGGAAGCAGCAGTACGAGGCGGAGTTGAGAGAAGTGGAGAAGGCCATTGCGGAAATCGAGCGTCTATCTCCAGACGCGAGGATCTTTAAAAACGTCGGCAACTTCCTCGTGCCGCAGAGCCGCGACGCGGCGTTGCAGGAGTTGAAAGACAGGAAAGAGCTACTTGAGCTACACGTGAAGACGCTTTCGAGGCAGGAGTCCATGCTGAGGGAGCAGATTGATAAGCTCCGCGACGAGATAAACAAAGAGCTGGCGAGGCTCAAGGGAGGCGCCGCCGAGGCCGCGAAGGGCGGGGGCTAA
- a CDS encoding ribosomal biogenesis protein, translated as MERGCEVVITTSRNPSKKTLELVNDLANSLPGARKIVRGKRSFAALLEEAVACGARYIAFIWDRRGMPSALLFYDVANRRWKPYMLKISGIKTRRELPVFVARRPPAKSAVIVDMAGGELAEILAEVFHYPIIYSLDAVRGLFDTVILITRREGYLVELLGGDLGPRASTIKIRKVVYRHV; from the coding sequence ATGGAAAGAGGCTGTGAAGTAGTTATAACCACCTCTAGAAACCCCTCTAAAAAAACCCTAGAGCTTGTAAATGACCTAGCTAACTCCCTCCCAGGCGCCAGGAAGATTGTACGCGGCAAGAGGTCCTTCGCCGCGCTTCTCGAAGAGGCTGTGGCCTGCGGGGCGCGGTACATAGCTTTTATCTGGGATAGACGCGGCATGCCCTCGGCGTTGCTCTTCTACGACGTAGCAAACAGGCGGTGGAAGCCCTACATGTTGAAAATCTCCGGCATCAAGACGCGTAGAGAGCTCCCCGTGTTCGTAGCCAGGAGGCCGCCTGCCAAAAGCGCCGTGATCGTAGACATGGCCGGCGGGGAGCTCGCCGAGATACTCGCCGAGGTATTTCACTACCCCATCATATATAGCCTGGACGCCGTGAGGGGGCTGTTCGACACGGTGATACTAATCACCCGCCGAGAGGGCTACCTAGTGGAGTTGCTCGGAGGCGACCTGGGGCCTAGGGCCTCCACGATAAAGATAAGAAAAGTGGTGTATAGACATGTATAG
- a CDS encoding 50S ribosomal protein L37ae — protein sequence MPFSHTKIVGPAGRYGARYGMGLRRKVAAIEVKQKGKHRCPSCRSLVRLERLAFGIWRCPKCGFTFAGGAWTPQTIMGRALAPEELKEVEAQKAKWKEAVK from the coding sequence ATGCCCTTTAGCCACACGAAGATCGTTGGGCCTGCGGGGAGGTACGGCGCTAGGTACGGAATGGGCCTGCGCCGTAAGGTCGCCGCGATTGAGGTTAAGCAGAAGGGCAAGCACAGATGCCCGAGCTGCAGATCTCTTGTTAGGCTTGAGAGGCTGGCCTTCGGCATCTGGAGATGCCCGAAATGCGGCTTCACATTCGCCGGCGGCGCGTGGACTCCGCAGACCATAATGGGCAGAGCCCTCGCCCCCGAGGAGTTGAAAGAGGTCGAGGCGCAGAAAGCTAAATGGAAAGAGGCTGTGAAGTAG
- the rrp42 gene encoding exosome complex protein Rrp42 gives MASISPYGKRFISYLRREQIRKLLAAKYRIDGRGPDQMRDVEIKTGVVKTADGSAEVRLGKTHVVAGVKVGLGQPFPDAPDEGVLVVNAEVLPHASPYTEVGPPDESAIELARVVDRGIRHCGYVDFKKLVVEGGKAYILWIDLYVINDDGNLVDAANLASVAALKNTQLPTAVKDEAGAVKLDRNNKLPLPVDVAKAPVAASVGKIGNVLFLDPTFEEELSLDGRITFTFSEDKIVAAQKTLGYFTQAELETALSLALKGREKFLETLKSVI, from the coding sequence ATGGCGTCGATAAGCCCCTACGGGAAGCGGTTTATCTCATACCTCAGACGGGAGCAGATCAGAAAGCTCCTCGCCGCCAAGTACAGGATAGACGGGAGGGGGCCCGATCAGATGAGAGATGTGGAGATAAAAACCGGCGTTGTGAAGACCGCCGACGGCTCCGCCGAGGTTAGGCTAGGCAAGACGCATGTAGTCGCCGGCGTCAAGGTGGGGCTGGGCCAGCCCTTCCCCGACGCCCCCGATGAGGGCGTGTTGGTGGTAAACGCAGAGGTCCTGCCCCACGCGTCGCCCTACACAGAGGTGGGCCCCCCCGACGAGTCGGCTATAGAACTCGCCAGGGTTGTTGACAGAGGCATAAGACACTGCGGATACGTAGACTTCAAAAAACTGGTCGTGGAGGGGGGGAAGGCGTATATACTCTGGATCGATCTATACGTAATAAATGACGACGGGAATCTAGTAGACGCGGCTAACCTAGCCTCCGTAGCCGCCCTCAAAAACACCCAACTCCCCACAGCTGTGAAAGACGAAGCCGGGGCTGTGAAGCTAGATCGCAATAACAAATTACCACTGCCGGTAGATGTCGCCAAGGCCCCCGTCGCGGCCTCGGTGGGGAAGATAGGAAACGTCCTATTCCTAGACCCCACCTTCGAGGAGGAGCTCAGCCTAGACGGCAGAATCACATTTACATTCTCAGAAGACAAAATAGTCGCCGCCCAGAAGACGCTCGGCTACTTCACACAGGCAGAGCTAGAAACAGCCCTCAGCCTAGCGCTAAAGGGAAGAGAAAAATTCCTCGAAACACTCAAGAGCGTTATTTAA